Proteins encoded within one genomic window of Lysinibacillus sphaericus:
- a CDS encoding twin-arginine translocase TatA/TatE family subunit: MVVHLSAITPVGLVIIGVVAILIFGPKKLPELGKAMGSTLREFKNATKGLADDDDDAKKKVIEHKENDNVK; encoded by the coding sequence ATGGTTGTGCACTTAAGTGCTATTACACCAGTTGGCCTAGTTATTATCGGTGTGGTTGCAATTTTAATTTTCGGACCAAAGAAATTACCAGAGCTAGGTAAAGCTATGGGTTCTACACTTCGCGAATTTAAAAATGCAACAAAAGGTCTAGCTGATGACGATGATGATGCAAAAAAGAAAGTAATTGAACATAAAGAAAATGATAACGTTAAGTAA
- the tatC gene encoding twin-arginine translocase subunit TatC, whose translation MNPRELTVTEHLVELRKRLFICAVFFVIALIVGFYLAEPIIKYIQYSKEAEQLTLNAFNVTDPLVIYLQVTVFVAFVLSSPLLLHQIWLFITPGLHETERKATLKYIPYSFILFIAGASFSYFVLFPYVMHFMMGLSADLEIKQTIGINAYFSFLFRLVMPFGIVFQLPVVTLFLARLGILNPELMVKFRKYAYFVLVVIAVFLAPPDFISNVIVAIPLFVIYEISIIIARRGYRKFLQAEAMQLEEERIAAEREQVERLLAEQKRQIEEMND comes from the coding sequence ATGAATCCAAGAGAATTAACTGTTACAGAGCATTTAGTAGAACTAAGGAAACGGCTCTTTATTTGTGCTGTTTTCTTTGTTATTGCACTTATTGTTGGCTTTTATCTAGCTGAACCAATTATTAAATATATTCAATATAGTAAAGAAGCAGAGCAACTAACTTTAAACGCGTTTAATGTGACCGATCCTCTTGTTATTTACCTACAAGTGACGGTTTTTGTAGCGTTCGTTTTAAGTTCACCATTGCTTCTTCATCAAATTTGGTTGTTTATCACACCAGGTTTACATGAGACAGAACGTAAGGCTACTTTAAAATATATTCCTTATTCGTTTATTCTATTTATAGCAGGTGCATCATTTTCTTATTTTGTGTTGTTCCCATATGTTATGCATTTTATGATGGGCTTATCTGCGGATTTAGAAATCAAACAAACAATAGGAATTAACGCATATTTTTCATTTTTGTTTCGCCTAGTTATGCCTTTCGGAATCGTTTTTCAGTTACCTGTTGTAACGTTATTTTTAGCACGTTTAGGTATATTAAATCCTGAATTAATGGTGAAGTTCAGAAAATATGCATATTTCGTGTTAGTTGTGATAGCGGTATTCCTTGCACCACCCGACTTTATTTCAAATGTTATTGTAGCAATTCCGCTATTTGTAATTTATGAGATTAGTATTATTATAGCGCGCAGGGGCTATCGTAAATTTTTACAAGCTGAAGCAATGCAGTTAGAGGAAGAACGGATAGCAGCAGAACGTGAGCAAGTGGAGCGTTTGTTGGCTGAGCAAAAACGACAAATAGAAGAAATGAATGACTAA